TCTTCTGCATCACCTGGCCGAGTGGAAAATTGGGTTGGCTGTGGCCGCGGAGCCGTACAGGGTCCCCGACAGACACGACTGGTTCGGGGACGCCGACGGCTCCGTGACAGTGATTGTCACCGCCCTTGCCCCGCCCCCTACGCTTATAGAACGGGGGCGGGGATTTATGGCGGTGCTGTGGTGCGATACCGCGGCGGTGGGCGTCTATTGCCCACCCAGTTGGCCCCTCGCGGCGTTCGAAGAGTGTTTAGACCGGGTGGGAGACGTGGTTTCCCGTTGCCACCCCCGGCCGGCACTCGTCCTCGGGGATTTCAACTCCCATGCCCAATCGTGGGGATCCCCGAGGACTGACGCGAGGGGTGAGGCGGTACTCGAGTGGGCGGCGGAATTCCAGCTCCGGCTGTTGAACCGGGGCTCGGTCAGCACCTGCGTGCGCGTTCGTGGGGGGTCGATAGCAGATCTATCGTTCGCGACTCTCTCGACCGCACGCATGTTGCAGAGTTGGAgggtggtggaggaggcggaGATGCTTAGCGATCATCGCCACATCCGCCTCGGATTTTCCACCCCCGACCGTCGCCCACCGAGCGGCCCACCGCCGCGGAGATGGGCGCTGAAGAGGCTTGACA
The sequence above is a segment of the Osmia lignaria lignaria isolate PbOS001 chromosome 12, iyOsmLign1, whole genome shotgun sequence genome. Coding sequences within it:
- the LOC143305946 gene encoding uncharacterized protein LOC143305946, with product MQSIGPIIQGNLNHSARAQDLLLHHLAEWKIGLAVAAEPYRVPDRHDWFGDADGSVTVIVTALAPPPTLIERGRGFMAVLWCDTAAVGVYCPPSWPLAAFEECLDRVGDVVSRCHPRPALVLGDFNSHAQSWGSPRTDARGEAVLEWAAEFQLRLLNRGSVSTCVRVRGGSIADLSFATLSTARMLQSWRVVEEAEMLSDHRHIRLGFSTPDRRPPSGPPPRRWALKRLDRDALMAAALAVTWPEQPVGPVADIGEEVIWFRGTMKAICDVAMPRTKCLLRPTGGRAKLPTFGRSATSPDASGKGPVGEGTATQRGRKS